A single window of Micrococcaceae bacterium Sec5.1 DNA harbors:
- a CDS encoding DUF1579 family protein translates to MDLPPKGHAAGLLKDFIGHWRGITEIAQSPWGAARTAEAEAVFTEAAGGYAVVQSYRHREPDGTHFEGHGMFTVDPAHGDTLWYYVDSMGRPPTAPVRGTWHDGTLTVERRTPEGVARHTFRVEDGVLVHTAELRLEGTAEFSPLLKSVFRKT, encoded by the coding sequence ATGGATCTGCCCCCCAAAGGACACGCCGCAGGACTGCTGAAAGACTTCATCGGACATTGGCGGGGCATCACGGAAATAGCACAGTCTCCATGGGGTGCAGCGCGCACTGCGGAGGCCGAAGCCGTTTTCACAGAAGCCGCTGGGGGCTACGCCGTTGTGCAGAGCTACCGGCACCGTGAACCGGACGGAACGCACTTTGAAGGGCACGGGATGTTCACCGTGGATCCCGCCCATGGGGACACGCTCTGGTATTACGTGGACAGCATGGGCCGTCCGCCAACTGCCCCGGTGCGCGGCACATGGCATGACGGGACGCTGACGGTGGAACGGCGAACGCCGGAGGGGGTAGCCCGGCACACCTTTCGTGTTGAAGATGGCGTCCTGGTGCACACCGCGGAACTGCGGCTCGAGGGCACAGCCGAGTTCAGTCCCTTGCTCAAGAGTGTGTTCCGGAAAACCTGA
- a CDS encoding pitrilysin family protein, which produces MTVVPLPLEQTLPGGDLIHGAEGGSVVRRSVLPGGVRVLTEAMPGQRSATIGFWVAVGSRDEADGQHGSTHFLEHLLFKGTKRRTALEIASAFDEVGGESNAATAKESTCYFARVLDSDLPMAIDVIADMITGAVLDPAELEQERDVILEEIAMDSDDPTDVAHEKFVAAVLGSHPLARPIGGTPDAIKAVARDSVWEHYQRYYRPEELVITAAGGLDHDVVCDLVQKALEAAGWQLDPEAAPVDRRATNRAVITGTSGLHVVKRPVEQANIIMGCPTIVATDDHRFVMSVLNAVLGGGMSSRLFQEIREKRGLVYSTYSFTAAYADAGYFGMYAGCTPSKVRQVLDLLGVELDKLAKEGITEEELRKAVGQLSGGIVLALEDTGSRMSRLGRAELVSGEFQDIDETLARIKAVTVDEVQELAQELAAAPRTITVVGPFEESETFGL; this is translated from the coding sequence ATGACTGTCGTACCCTTGCCGTTGGAGCAGACCCTTCCCGGCGGCGACCTGATCCATGGTGCAGAGGGCGGTTCCGTCGTACGGCGTTCGGTCCTTCCCGGAGGCGTTCGCGTTCTCACCGAGGCAATGCCCGGGCAGCGTTCGGCCACCATCGGATTCTGGGTGGCAGTCGGATCCCGCGATGAAGCCGATGGCCAGCATGGTTCCACGCACTTCCTGGAACACCTCCTGTTCAAGGGCACAAAGCGGCGCACCGCGCTGGAAATCGCTTCAGCCTTTGATGAGGTGGGTGGCGAGTCCAACGCTGCCACTGCCAAGGAAAGCACGTGCTACTTTGCCCGGGTGTTGGACTCGGATCTTCCCATGGCCATTGACGTCATCGCGGACATGATCACCGGGGCTGTCCTGGATCCGGCGGAGTTGGAACAGGAGCGGGATGTCATCCTTGAAGAAATTGCGATGGACAGCGATGACCCAACAGACGTAGCCCACGAAAAATTCGTTGCAGCTGTACTCGGCAGCCACCCGCTCGCGCGTCCTATTGGTGGTACACCGGACGCCATCAAGGCGGTAGCCAGGGACTCGGTCTGGGAGCACTATCAGCGCTACTACCGTCCGGAAGAACTGGTCATCACCGCGGCTGGCGGCTTGGACCATGACGTCGTCTGCGATCTCGTGCAGAAGGCGTTGGAAGCTGCAGGCTGGCAGTTGGATCCGGAAGCAGCTCCGGTAGATCGTCGGGCCACCAACCGCGCCGTGATCACGGGCACGTCCGGCCTTCACGTGGTCAAGCGTCCCGTGGAGCAGGCCAATATCATCATGGGTTGCCCCACTATCGTGGCAACGGATGATCACCGATTCGTCATGAGTGTGCTCAACGCGGTGCTGGGCGGGGGAATGTCTTCCAGGCTTTTCCAGGAGATCCGCGAGAAGCGCGGCCTCGTCTACTCCACGTATTCCTTCACCGCCGCCTACGCCGATGCCGGCTATTTCGGCATGTATGCGGGCTGCACGCCGTCAAAAGTGCGCCAAGTGCTCGATCTCCTTGGTGTTGAGTTGGACAAGCTCGCCAAGGAGGGCATCACTGAGGAGGAACTCCGGAAGGCTGTGGGACAACTCAGCGGCGGCATCGTCCTCGCCCTCGAGGACACGGGCTCGCGCATGTCCCGGCTGGGCCGGGCAGAACTCGTTTCCGGGGAGTTCCAGGATATTGACGAGACATTGGCACGGATCAAGGCGGTCACTGTGGACGAAGTCCAGGAACTCGCCCAGGAACTTGCCGCAGCTCCCCGCACGATCACCGTCGTCGGGCCGTTTGAAGAAAGCGAAACCTTCGGTCTCTAG